TATTGCTGATGGCTTTATTGGAATGTTCCAGGCGGGTGCAGAAGTATTCATGGGTTATATGACGGGGATTATACCATTGTTAGTCACATTAATCACAGCAGTTAATGCGGTAACAAAAATGATTGGGGAAGAGAAAATAAATCGGTTCCTGCAAAGGATTACGAAGTATGCTTTATTGCGCTACACCATTGTTCCGCTTATCGCTGTTTTCTTCTTCACAAATCCAATGTGTTATACAGTTGGACGTTTCATGCCAGAAAAATATAAACCAGCATTCTATGATTCTGCGGTATCATTCGTGCATCCAATTACCGGCCTTTTCCCACATGCAAACTCCGCCGAACTATTTATCTGGCTTGGAGTAGCAACAGGATATGCAACGGCAGGAGGCAGTCAGGCGCAATTAGGGCTTATGTTTTTACTAACTGGTTTACTTGTTATTTTAATGAGAGGTCTTGTAACTGAACGAATCAGTGCTTATATGTTTAAAAAACAAGGTTATGAGCGGATCCTTAACGAGAAATAAAGTAGAAACGCAGAGGGGGAAATCTTATGGCAAACCATAAGACGGTAATAGTGTCCAAAGGAAAAAATGGCTGGGGTGGACCATTAGAATTAACACCGACCGATGAAAAAAAATATGTCATCAGTGTTACTGGAGGAGGGATCCATCCGGTTGCAAGAGAGATTGCAAGAGTTGCAGGTGCTGAGGTAGTTGACTCATTTAAAAATCCAGTGGCCAAAGAGCAAACATTGGTGGCAGTTATTGATTGTGGTGGGACAGCACGGTGTGGGACGTATCCAAGGCTAAGAATACCTACTGTTAACGTTAAAGTAATGAGTCCATCTGGACCACTTGCAAAATTTATGACGGAGGATATTTTTGCCTCTGGTGTAACTGTAGGTGATGTTAAGCTTCTAGATAGTGAAACTACCATTGCTGCAGCAATAAAAACAGAAGCGGATGAAGCCGAAACAAAAAATGTCGAAAAAATTAAAGAATCTGCAGCAGCTGCAGCTGAACCAGCAGAAGATAACAGTGCAAACAATGAAAATGAGAAAAATAAAGGTGTCATGGGGATAATCGACAAGATAGCCAAGGGTGCAGGGAGCTTTATGAATATTATGTACCAGGCAGGTCGTGATACCATCGATACAATCATTAAAAACATAATCCCATTTATGGCGTTCGTTGCGACTTTAATCGGGATTATCAACTATACAGGTATTGGAGAATTATTAGCAAATGTATTTGTGCCACTTTCTAATAATATTGGTGGACTAATTATCTTAGGTGTTATCACGGCTCTCCCATTCCTGTCACCACTGCTTGCGCCAGGGGCTGTTATTGGTGCGATTATCGGTACATTAGTTGGGAATGAAATTGCAAACGGTAACATTGATATGAGTATTGCTCTTCCTGCATTATTTGCAATTAATGCGCAGGTTGGTACAGACTTTATTCCGGTTGGATTAACGTTAGGTGAAGCAAAGCCTGAAACAATCAGTGTTGGAGCACCAGCGATTCTTTTCTCCAGAGTAATTACTGGACCACTCGCAGTTGTAATTGCTTACTTTATGTCGTTTGCATTATAGAAAAGTAATGAAAGGAGAAATAAAATGCTGCCAGACTCATTCCGATTTGGAGTTCTTCTAGAATCAGGAAAAGCGGAAGTAAGAGAAGGAAGGCTGTCTGATTTAAAGGACGATGAAGTGCTGATTAAACAGGAAGCATGTAATATTTGTACAACCGATTATCAACAGTGGCAAGGAAAGCGTGAACATCAAGGATACCCCATGGCTGGTGGTCATGAATGCTCAGGGATAATTATTGCTAAGGGAGAAAAAGTAAGCAGCTCTTTAGAGATTGGAGAGCGTGTCAGTGTGTTATATGACTACTGCGGGGATTGTGAAAAATGTAAGAAAGGTGATATCACTTCCTGCCAAAACATAAAACAATTTGGGAAAAACTATTCTGATCAATACTTTGGTGTTTTTGGGTTTGCAAATTATTTTATTCGAAAATCAAAAAGCGTTGTGAAAGTCAGTGATGATTTATCTGCATCTGAGGCAGGATTTGTTGAACCATTGTCCTCGGTATTAAAAGGAATACGCAAACTCCGGATCAACTCCGGATTTGATACTGTCGTAGTTATTGGTGGCGGTACAATGGGGCTGCTTAACGCAGCAGCTGCTCAAGCAATGGGGGCAAAGGTTATTGTATCTGAACGTAATCCAAAAAAAGTAGAGAAAATTAAACAAATGGACTTGGAATTAATCGATGCTGGTAAAACAGATCCCGTGGAGGAAGTAAGAAAAAGAACAAATGGCAGTGGTGCAGATATCGTGATTGTTGCAGTCGGCACTTCTTCTGCAAATGAACAAGCTTTGAATATGATCAAAGATGATGAAGGGAAGGTTCTTTTGTTTGCAGCGGGTTATCCAGCACCGGAATTAAATGTAGATTCCAATGAAATTCATTATAAGCAATGTGAGCTTATTGGTACGTATGGATCAAGTCTCGAGGATTTCAATAATGCAGCTAAAATGCTAAGTGAACGCCGAATTGATGTAAGTCCTTTAATAGAAGAAGAGGTTCCATTATCCAGAATTCAAGAGGCCTATGAAAAAGCAAGTACAAGTGGGAATTATCGTATTTCTGTTTTGCTGCATGCATAACCAAAAAGATAATCGGAGGGTGAAAAAATGAAGTGTTTAGCAATAGCCGATTTATTTATAGATAAACAAATGATGGAAGACGGTCTTATTAGTTTAAAAGAGTTAGGTATTGATATTACCGTCAAAGAATGGAAGCATAAAGATTTGGAAGCATTGCAAAAGGATAATATTAAATTAGAATATGAAGGCAGTGAAGCAATTGCACTTCCGGCTGAACTTACAGAAGGGTTAGGAGATTATGATATTATCATAACTCAGTTTGCACCAATTGGAAAAGCAGTCATTGATCAAAGCAAAAACTTAAAAGTATTAGGTGTCCTTCGGGCGGGCATTGAAAATGTGAATAGGGAATATGCTGAATCAAAAGGCATTACGGTTTTGAATACACCAGGGCGCAGCACTACAAGTGTATCCGAGTTTGCTGTAGGTATGATTCTAAGTGAAATCCGTAATATTGCTAGAGCTAACTATAAATTAAGGAACGGTGTATGGGAAAAGTATTATCCAAATGGTGTGCTTGCCCCTGAACTAAAAGAATCAACAGTCGGTTTGATTGGATATGGTGCAATCGGTCGTCGAGTTGCCGAATTACTTCGCCCTTTTGGCAGTAAAATTCTATTCTTTGATGAATATTATCAAGGTGATACCCCAGATACACAAGTTGAAACACTGGAAGAATTAGTAAAGAAAGCGGACATCCTTTCGATGCACTATCGTTTAACCGAAAAAACGAAGAATATGATTAACAAAAAACATTTTAGCATCATGAAAAATAATGCGGTGTTTATTAATACGGCACGTTCTGGATTAGTTAATGAACAGGATTTAGCGGAAGCTTTACGCGAGAAAAAGATTGCTGGCGCTGCCGTAGACGTTTATAATGTTGAACCATTGCCAAGCGAACATCCATACAACAGCTTGGATAACATTACGATTACACCACATATCGCAGGCTCAACAATAGGTAACTTTGCTAATTCACCAATGATATTAAGTGAACATATTATCGAAGTTTTAGGATTGAAAGTTCATTAATCCAAAACAATGGATGAAATGTAAAGTTTTTCATCCATTGAGCTTCATTCCCAGTTAATTCTATCAAATAAATAACATCATTCAGAGCGGGAGGAAAATAGATGGATCCTTTAGCATTTTTAATGTTGTTAGTCGTTGTTCTTATTATTCAAGCATTTACGGGAATTTTACACGTGAAATATTATCAGAAAAAGGTAAAGAAAATTACCCAGCAATATAGTGAAGGCTATCTTGGTGTAGGGATGACGAAAAAAATGTTCCGTGTTGGAAAGGTAGCTATTGTCGTTACAGATAAAAAAGGAACCATTCAGGAATGTAATATTTTGTCAGGACTAACAGTTCTTTCGAGATTTGCAAAGTATAAAGAGTATATTGGCGAAAATATAAAGGTCATTGATTGGGAAAAGAAAAAGCATAAGTTAGTCGTCCAAGATGCTGTTAAACGGGTAGAAGAGCAAATGAAGCGAGAAGCAAAGGCAAGTTAAGGCAATTATTAACAAATAAATCACAAATGGTTTATAGTAAGTGTTAAAATTAGAAATTTTTGTAAAAAACATGTAAACTGGATTTTAGTAAAAGGAGTAATTTGAGTAACGCTCTCAGCTAAATAAATATAGAGCGATTTTGTTTTGCCGAATTACGCTTGAAAGTAATTAAAATAGTAAACTAAATAATTTTTAATGAGAACAGGGTGTAAGAAAATGTCCTATCTAGACGATCGGAGATTAATGATTAAGATTGCTAATTTATATTATGAAGCTGGTGAAACGCAGTCAACGATTGCCAAAAAAATTGGGGTAAGTAGATCATTAATATCAAAGTACTTATCAAAATCAAAGGAGTTAGGTATTGTTGAAATTATTATTCATGATGAGGATTATAGTACCGTATCAAGTTTAGAGACAAAGCTGGAAAATAGATACGGATTACGCGAGGCAATTTGTGTGCCTGATACGGAGCAAAGCAATACTAAAATGCAACTTGGAGCGGCAGCAAGCAAATACTTGTTAAGAATGATTAATGATAATCAGGTTATTGGGGTATCATCGGGTACAACCCTCTATGAAATTGCCGCGGCAATTTCATCCAATCTGCATTTCCCAAATGTTTGCTTTGTTCCTATAGTTGGGGGAATGGGAGATGAACGTGTAGATATACATGCAAACCATATTGTTGCAAAGCTTGCAGAGGCATTAAAAGCAACTTACCACCTTTTACATGCTCCGGTTGTCGTTGATTCTAAAGAGACAAGAGAAATGATGCTGAAACAGCCATCTATAAGGAATACCTTGGAATTGGGAAGCAGGGCGGATATCGCGATTGTAGGAATAGGCGGAACACCAGAACACTCGACAATGGTCCGTTCCTATATTAATTCTGGTATAACAGATGATCTAAACTTTGCGGAAATTACTGGTGATATTTGCTATAACTTTATTGATGAGAATGGAGAAGCTGTAAATAATTCCTGGAATGAAAAGACGATTACGCTTGAACTGAATAAGTTAAAGCAAATCCCTTTAGTTGTTGGAGTAGCTGCGGGAAATGAAAAAGTGAATGCTATTAAGGCGGCATTAAAAAAAGATTTAATTGATGTATTAATAACCGATGAAAAAACTGCTAAATTACTATTAGAAGGTTAGTATGATGAAGATGCTAACCTCTTTCGTATGCCATTCACGCACTTATTAAGAGATAAAGTTTTATACATTCTGCATCATAAGGTTATTTTTATAAATCTGTTAGTAAGGCTTGCTTTATATGCACGCGTTTTCAGTTCACCTCTATTTCAAACATTGACAAAATTGACAGCGTTTCATCTGTTTTATATGATAATGTACAAACGTAATATGATAGAACAAATATAATTTTTTCAAAGAAAAGAGCGGTTGTATGTTAGATTGGGAAGAACGACGTTTAATGGTGAAAATAGCTAAGTTATATTATTTTGAAGGTTGGACACAGGCCCAAATCGCAAAAAAACATAATGTTTCCAGACCTGTTATTTCAAAGCTGTTAAATGCGGCGAAAAAAGAAGGGATTGTGGAAATCTATATTAAAGACGAGACAATTCATACGATTGATTTAGAACAGCAGCTAGAGAAAAAGTTTGGACTGAAAGAAGTTATTGTTGTTTCTACTGCGGGTTTTACACAGGAGATGGCTAAACGGCAGCTTGGAAAAACGGGAGCATCCTATATTAGTAAAAATCTAAAAGATGTTAAGGGCATAGGCATTTCTTGGGGAAGCACACTTCTATCTTTAGTTGAGGAATATCCATATGAGCGAAATAACAATATTCGCATCGTACCAATTATTGGTGGAATGGGTAATAATTATGTTCATTTCCACTCCAATCAGCTTGCATTTAATCTAGCACAAAAAATGAATGCATCCTGTATGTATCTTTATGCCCCAGCAATGGTGGAAAGTGATAATTTAAAAGAAATGCTTGTGCATACAAAAGATATCGCTGCGGTTTTAGAAGAAGGACGCAGCGTTGACATGGCTGTAGTCGGGATAGGAAATCCATTTAAAGATTCAACTTTGGAATTGATGGGCTATTTAAAGGAAAGTGACCTAGCTTCCTTAAAAAAGGCAGGAGCAGTAGGCAATATCGGATCTTGCTTTTTTAATGAAGTTGGAATGGAAATAGATCACCCCTTAAATGATCGTTTTATCGGTTTAAATATTGAAGAAATAAAGGAGATACCTGAAGTAATTGGAATTGTTGAAGGTTCACATAAACTGGAAAGTATAGAAGCAGCACTTATTGGTGGATGTTTAAATGTACTTATAACAGATGATCGTACCGCTCAAGCATTAGTAGATAATTAAGATTAAAATACATCCCTTCCTGTTAAGGGGTGTATTTTTATATTTTTGCGATTCTTAAACGAAAATATAACAATTGTTCCAATCAGTTACGAATATTAATTGTGGTGCTATACAAATAAGAGACAATGAATTGTGATGAAAGCGAATTCAAAAATAATATAATTGGTGATAAGATAGAATTATAAAGTAATGGTAAACCCTGATAATACAGTGATATCAATTAAATATGTAAAAAAATGTAAGCGATATCAAACGGGGAGTGTTTTGAAGAAGATTTTTTCCTTACATAATAAATCATTGCGAACAAATGGAAATTCCGCATTTAAGGAGGTATCGATGAAAATACAAGAAAAGCATTAAGTAATCAATATAAAGATTGGTAAGTAAGTAAATACTAAAGGGGGCAATAACATGCAAGGATTTGTGGATTTTATACAAGGTTTCTTAGATTTAGGTGCAACAGTAATTCTTCCAGTAGCAATCTTCTTACTTGGATTATTCTTTGGACAAAAGCCTGGAAAAGCATTTCGTTCCGGTTTAACTATTGGAGTTGCTTTTGTAGGGATATTCTTAGTTATTGATTTGCTTGTTTTAAATTTAGGTCCTGCAGCACAGGGAATGGTAGAGCGATTAGGAGTTAACTTAAATGTTATTGATATTGGTTGGCCGGCGGCTTCATCCATTGCTTGGGCATCACCGCTTTCAGCATTTATCATTCCTTTAGGATTGGCTGTAAACGTTGTAATGCTGGTTACAAAAACAACCAAAACAATGAATGTGGATATTTGGAATTTCTGGCACTATGCATTTATGGCAGCAATGGTTTACGCATTAACGGGAAATATTTGGATAAGCCTTGCCGCTGCGATTATCTTCCAAGTTATCACCCTAGTGATGGCAGACCGTTTAGCGCCAATGGTTGCTGATTATTATGAAATGCCAGGTGTGTCACTGACTACTGCAACAACCCTTTCTTATGTGCCAATTGGTATTCCGATTGTAAAATTGCTTCAAAAGATTCCTGGATTAAAAGATTGGGATGCAGATCCAGATTCAATTCAGAAAAGATTTGGCATTTTAGGAGAATCTATTTTTATTGGACTTGTTCTCGGAGCAGGGATTGGTGCATTAGCTGGATATAGTGTAGGTGAGATTATTGAAATTGGTATGTCCATGGCTGCAGTAATGGTTTTGATGCCGCGAATGGTAAAAATTTTAATGGAAGGGTTAATGCCGGTATCGGAATCAGCACGGGAATGGTTAAATAAGAGATTTGGAGATAGAGAGATTTATATTGGACTGGATGCAGCTGTAGCTTTAGGTAATCCCGCTGTTATTTCGACAGCATTGATTCTTGTTCCGATAACTGTTGTATTAGCAGTAATCTTACCTGGCAATGCATTACTTCCATTTGGAGACTTGGCAACGATTCCGTTTATTGTAGCATTTATCGTAGGAGCTGCACGCGGAAATATTGTCCATTCCGTCATTGCAGGAACAATTGTAATTGCAATGTCACTATACATGGCGACAGACTTAGCGGCAATGTATACTGATATGGCGGTAAAAGCGGAGTTTAATATGCCTGAGGGAGCTACGATGGTTTCGAGTATTGACCAAGCAGGTAACTTAATCCATTATGTCATTTATAAAATTATTGAACTCTTCCATTAAATAAATGCTAAAGATTTCAAGGAGCATTATTCTATACAGGAAATAAACAATACCCCCTCTCTGCTATTTTTTTGGAGGGGTGTATTTTTGATTTAATAAGGAACATATGTCATATATATCTTGACAAAACAAGTTTCACAATGTATATTTTATACAAATGTAACTATTAGGAACAAATGTAAAGGGGGTTGAAGATGATTCAATTTGATTTACAGAATAAAGTCGTATTTGTTTTTGATGGCGATTGTGAAATAGGAAAAGAAATTATTCATTTATATGCAAAAGTAGGTGCAAAGGTATTGTTTTTAAGCAGAACGCACTCTGTAGATAAATGTATATTTGTTTTGAAATATAAAGATGAATCTGCTAGTGAAGAGATAGGTCCATTGAATCTTGGAAACAGTTCATTTCTTAAAGAATTACATCAAATTGATATTGCTATTAATAATTTGGAAACGGATACAGGTAAGGGAATTATAGATATTACTCCTGAGGAATGGGAGAATATCATGTTCATTAATTTGGATGCACCTTTTCAGTTAATAAAAATGATAACTCCATTGATGGAAAAGCGAAACGATGGAGTGATCATTAATGTATCATCAACGAGTGCGATAGATGGCGGAAATGGTGACATTGCCTATGCTGCTAGTAAGAGTGCACTGGAATCTATGAATAAGGCCCTATCCAGAGAATTAGCGTCAAGTAACATAAGAGTCAATGCTGTAAGTGTTGGGAAATATGACACAAGTGATTCTATTCCATTGGGTCGCAAAGTAACAGCAAGCGAAATTGCCAATACCATATTTATGCTGACAACACCGATGGCGAGCTATATTAATGGGCAAACGATTCTATTAGATGGTGGAAAAACACTAGCTTAAAAACGGCTATTAAAATGGAGTGAAAATATGGAGCAGAAAAAAACAATCTTGGTTATTGGCGGAGCGGCGGGAATTGGAAAAGATTATGTGGAAAATAGAGCGGCCAGGGGAGATTCTGTAATAGTTACAGATCTGAACAAAGAGGCTGGGGAAGCATTCGTTAATGAATTGGCTTTAGAAGGTAAAGAAGCAGCTTTTTTTCAGCATGATGTAACCGATTGGGAGAATACGAAGGAAATAATAAATAAGGTAATCAAACAGTTTGGAAGAATAGATACGCTTGTACATTCTGCTGGCATTACGGTGTCTAAATCTTTTGAAGAATTGACCTTCCCAACTTGGAAAAAAACATTTTCCGTAAATTTAACAGGATTATTCTACGCTGTAAAAGCTGTAATCCCCGAGATGCTCCATCATAAAGGCGGTAATATCATTATTATCGGATCAGGATCAGCTATTACTGGAACTGGCGGCGGTGTTCATTATGCAGCATCAAAGGGTGGAGCGTTTGGCTTAATGAGGGCTATTGCCAGCAAGTACAGTCACTTAGGAATAAAAATTAATCTTGTTGCACCTAGGGTAATTCAAACCGAAATGCTTGATCGGCTATACCCGACAGAAGAGAGTTTGGAGAAATTAGTACAGAAAATACCCGTAAGAAAAATTGGAACGTTGTCTGATACAACGAATGCGATAAATTTCCTGGCTTCTAAAGAGTCCGATTATATACAGGGACAGGTGCTGCTGGTTGATGGCGGAAGAACATATTTATCATAAAAACAAAGGGAGAGTGAACAAAATGGAACAAACTAAAACATTAAAACTCGTTCCAGAACTATCAGATGAAAAACTAAAAGAGCTTTACAAGCAAATGTGGTTAATCCGTTACTTTGATGAACAAGTCGATCAGTTCTTCGCAAAAGGAATGATTCACGGAACAACTCACTTGGCTGTTGGGCAGGAAGCAACTGCAGCAGGTGCCTGTGCATTGCTTTCCGATGAGGATAAAATTACAAGTACACACAGAGGACATGGTCATAGTATCGCAAAAGGCGGCCGTGTCGATAAAATGATGGCAGAATTATTTGGCAGAACGACAGGATATTGTAAAGGAAAGGGCGGATCCATGCATATTGCCGATTTGGATAAAGGCAACCTTGGTGCAATGGGGATTGTCGGTGGCGGTATACCGCTTGCTGTTGGTTCGGCGCTCACTGCACAAATGAAGAAGCTCGACTATGTAACGGTTTGTTTCTTTGGTGATGGTGCATCGAATGAAGGAAGCTTTCACGAAGCAGTCAATATGGCTTCGATTTGGGATTTGCCGGTCGTATTTTTCTGTGAAAATAACCAGTACGGAATGTCAGGTAATGTAAGTGAAATGACAAATGTGGAGCATATTGCAGATCGTGCTGCTGCATATGGTATTCCAGGAGTTGTTGTTGATGGAAACGATATCATCGAAGTAATCAATGCTACTTATGAAGCGACAGAGCGTGCTCGTCGTGGTGAAGGGCCAACATTAATAGAAGCAAAAACATATCGCTGGAAGGGCCATTCGAAAAGTGATGCGAAAAAATACCGTACACGTGAAGAAGAAAAGGATTGGAGAGATAATCGGGATCCGATCAAACGATTCAAGGAAGACTTGCTGGAAGCAGAAATTGCAACGGAAGATGAATTAGAAACAATGAAAAAAGCTGCTAAGCAAGAGATGGATGATGCGATTGAATTTGCTCAGAATAGTCCAATGCCGTCACTGGATGAATTATTAACGGATGTATATGCATAGGAGGGGATTGTAATGAGAGAGATAACTTATTTAGAAGCTGTCAGAGAAGCGATGAGTATCGAAATGCGTAAAAACGAAGACGTATTTTTAATGGGTGAGGATATTGGAGTATATGGTGGTGCATTTGGTGTATCACGAGGGATGATTGAAGAATTTGGCCCAGAGCGTATCCGTAACACACCGATTAGTGAAGCGGGAATTGCAGGTGCGGCAGTCGGATCTGCATTAACAGGAATGCGCCCGATAATGGAATTGCAGTTCTCCGATTTTATCACAATTGCGCTGGATCAAATTGTGAACCAAGCTGCCAAATTACGTTATATGTATGGTGGAAAAGGCAAAGTTCCGATGGTTGTCAGAACTCCAAGTGGTTCTGGTACTGGAGCTGCAGCACAGCATTCACAAAGCTTAGAAGCTTGGGTTACGCATATTCCAGGATTAAAGGTGGTGCAGCCGTCAACTGCATATGATGCGAAAGGCTTGCTGAAAGCTGCGATTGATGATGATAACCCGGTCATTTTCTACGAGCATAAATTATTATACAAAACAAATTCGGAAGTGCCGGAAGAGGAATACAGCATTCCATTAGGCGAGGCGGATGTGAAACGTGAAGGAACAGACATTACAATTGTTGCTACTGCGATTATGGTTCATAAAGCACTGGAAGCGGCAGCAGAGCTGGAGAAGGAAGGAATCAGTGTCGAAGTTGTTGATCCGCGTACTCTTGTTCCATTAGATACAGAAACGATTATCGAATCAGTTGCAAAAACAGGGCATCTCGTTGTCGTGCATGAAGCGGTAAAACGCGGGGGATTTGGCGGAGAAATTGCCAGTATGATTGCTGAAAGCGAAGCATTTGATTATTTGGATGCACCAATCAAGCGATTAGGCGGGGTAGAAACACCAATTCCATACAATCCTGAATTAGAAAAAGCAGCCATTCCGCAGGTGCCGGATATTGTGAATGCTGTAAAAGAAACATTGACGAAAAAAGCTGTAGCCAAGTAAGGGGGAACGGGCCATGTTAAAAGAAGTATTTATGCCGAAGTTAAGCAGTACGATGGAAGTTGGTACCTTGCTTGAATGGTTTAAAGAAGAGGGAGAGTCCGTTGAAGTAGGAGAACCTTTATTTGAAATCATGACGGACAAAATTAATATAGAAGTAGAGTCCTATGAAGAAGGAATTTTGCTGAAAAAATATTATGATGTGGAAGATGAAGTTCCAGTAAATGAAATTGTCGCATTCATCGGAGAAGCAAATGATAAGGCACCAGATACTCCACCGGCAGCTGGGAATGAGGAACAAACGGAAAAAGAGGCTGCACCAGAAGACGCAGTTTCACAAAAGGAAGCTGCAACTAGTGGAGCATCAACCAGTAAAGTACGTGCAACCCCAGCAGCAAGAAGGGCAGCTCGAGAGAATAATCTGTCCATTGAAAATATCCAAGGAACAGGACCGAATGGTCGCATCCATGAACAGGATGTTGTAGATGCGCTTAACAAAGAATCTAGTAAACTCGTAACACCTTTAGCAGCGAAAATTGCAGCGGACCAAGGCATTGATACTGATTCTGTTCAGGGAACAGGGGCACGAGGAAAAGTGGTTAAACAGGATGTGTTAGGTCAGCAAAATACCTCAGCTCAAGAAACAGGAGAGCTGGAACGAATCAAGCTAAAAGGTCTTCGTAAAGCTGTGGCAGATAAGATGCTGCAAAGTGCACGTTCTATTCCGCATGTAACGTTAACAACAGATGTTGATATGTCAAAAGCCATCGAGGTACGTAAGGCATTACTGCCAACAATCGAAGCGCAAACTGGCTACCGTGTATCCTATACAGAAATTATTATGAAAGCTACTGCAAGTGTGCTGAAAAATCATCCGAAGGTGAATGCATCCCTTATTGATAATGAAATTGTTATGAATCAAGCAATTAATTTAGGGCTGGCAGTTGCCGTTGAAGATGGATTGATTGTTCCTTCTGTACCAAACGTAGACAAAGCAGGCTTGGCAGAACTAACAACGGTTAGTAAAGAGCTTGGTGCAAAAGCGAGAAATAATAGGCTAACACCAGATGAAATGCGGGGAAGCACATTTACAATCAGTAACTTAGGAATGTATGCAATTGATGGCTTTACACCGATTATAAATGCACCAGAAACGGCAATTTTAGGTGTTGGCAGAATCGTTGAGAAACCAGTAGTTATCGATCATGTTGTTGAAGTGCGGCCAATGATGGTATTAAGTCTTTCATTTGATCATCGGGCAATTGATGGTGCACCTGCTGCAGCCTTCTTAACAGAGCTAAAAGAACGTTTAGAAAATCCATGGACATTATTGGTGTAGGAGGCGGTTAGCAATGCAAAAGTTTGATATAGCAATCGTTGGTGGTGGACCAGGCGGATATGTGGCAGCCGTTCGTGCAGCAAAAGAAGGACTGACTGTAGCATTAATTGAG
This region of Oceanobacillus sp. FSL K6-2867 genomic DNA includes:
- a CDS encoding transcriptional regulator GutM encodes the protein MDPLAFLMLLVVVLIIQAFTGILHVKYYQKKVKKITQQYSEGYLGVGMTKKMFRVGKVAIVVTDKKGTIQECNILSGLTVLSRFAKYKEYIGENIKVIDWEKKKHKLVVQDAVKRVEEQMKREAKAS
- a CDS encoding PTS glucitol/sorbitol transporter subunit IIC, which encodes MDFMIAIADGFIGMFQAGAEVFMGYMTGIIPLLVTLITAVNAVTKMIGEEKINRFLQRITKYALLRYTIVPLIAVFFFTNPMCYTVGRFMPEKYKPAFYDSAVSFVHPITGLFPHANSAELFIWLGVATGYATAGGSQAQLGLMFLLTGLLVILMRGLVTERISAYMFKKQGYERILNEK
- a CDS encoding sugar-binding transcriptional regulator, giving the protein MLDWEERRLMVKIAKLYYFEGWTQAQIAKKHNVSRPVISKLLNAAKKEGIVEIYIKDETIHTIDLEQQLEKKFGLKEVIVVSTAGFTQEMAKRQLGKTGASYISKNLKDVKGIGISWGSTLLSLVEEYPYERNNNIRIVPIIGGMGNNYVHFHSNQLAFNLAQKMNASCMYLYAPAMVESDNLKEMLVHTKDIAAVLEEGRSVDMAVVGIGNPFKDSTLELMGYLKESDLASLKKAGAVGNIGSCFFNEVGMEIDHPLNDRFIGLNIEEIKEIPEVIGIVEGSHKLESIEAALIGGCLNVLITDDRTAQALVDN
- a CDS encoding zinc-binding dehydrogenase translates to MLPDSFRFGVLLESGKAEVREGRLSDLKDDEVLIKQEACNICTTDYQQWQGKREHQGYPMAGGHECSGIIIAKGEKVSSSLEIGERVSVLYDYCGDCEKCKKGDITSCQNIKQFGKNYSDQYFGVFGFANYFIRKSKSVVKVSDDLSASEAGFVEPLSSVLKGIRKLRINSGFDTVVVIGGGTMGLLNAAAAQAMGAKVIVSERNPKKVEKIKQMDLELIDAGKTDPVEEVRKRTNGSGADIVIVAVGTSSANEQALNMIKDDEGKVLLFAAGYPAPELNVDSNEIHYKQCELIGTYGSSLEDFNNAAKMLSERRIDVSPLIEEEVPLSRIQEAYEKASTSGNYRISVLLHA
- a CDS encoding sugar-binding transcriptional regulator, with the protein product MSYLDDRRLMIKIANLYYEAGETQSTIAKKIGVSRSLISKYLSKSKELGIVEIIIHDEDYSTVSSLETKLENRYGLREAICVPDTEQSNTKMQLGAAASKYLLRMINDNQVIGVSSGTTLYEIAAAISSNLHFPNVCFVPIVGGMGDERVDIHANHIVAKLAEALKATYHLLHAPVVVDSKETREMMLKQPSIRNTLELGSRADIAIVGIGGTPEHSTMVRSYINSGITDDLNFAEITGDICYNFIDENGEAVNNSWNEKTITLELNKLKQIPLVVGVAAGNEKVNAIKAALKKDLIDVLITDEKTAKLLLEG
- a CDS encoding PTS glucitol/sorbitol transporter subunit IIB gives rise to the protein MANHKTVIVSKGKNGWGGPLELTPTDEKKYVISVTGGGIHPVAREIARVAGAEVVDSFKNPVAKEQTLVAVIDCGGTARCGTYPRLRIPTVNVKVMSPSGPLAKFMTEDIFASGVTVGDVKLLDSETTIAAAIKTEADEAETKNVEKIKESAAAAAEPAEDNSANNENEKNKGVMGIIDKIAKGAGSFMNIMYQAGRDTIDTIIKNIIPFMAFVATLIGIINYTGIGELLANVFVPLSNNIGGLIILGVITALPFLSPLLAPGAVIGAIIGTLVGNEIANGNIDMSIALPALFAINAQVGTDFIPVGLTLGEAKPETISVGAPAILFSRVITGPLAVVIAYFMSFAL
- a CDS encoding 2-hydroxyacid dehydrogenase, encoding MKCLAIADLFIDKQMMEDGLISLKELGIDITVKEWKHKDLEALQKDNIKLEYEGSEAIALPAELTEGLGDYDIIITQFAPIGKAVIDQSKNLKVLGVLRAGIENVNREYAESKGITVLNTPGRSTTSVSEFAVGMILSEIRNIARANYKLRNGVWEKYYPNGVLAPELKESTVGLIGYGAIGRRVAELLRPFGSKILFFDEYYQGDTPDTQVETLEELVKKADILSMHYRLTEKTKNMINKKHFSIMKNNAVFINTARSGLVNEQDLAEALREKKIAGAAVDVYNVEPLPSEHPYNSLDNITITPHIAGSTIGNFANSPMILSEHIIEVLGLKVH